The Thalassophryne amazonica chromosome 13, fThaAma1.1, whole genome shotgun sequence genome window below encodes:
- the LOC117523683 gene encoding zinc finger protein 22-like isoform X3, producing MLPSMVGTPSPLGHISWTKTVSQDVFPSQQKVQISVLKMQQENGTFEPLKIKEEHVEVSATFIPDPEADSAEDVKAGLIQSDSTGLTHHQHFPAFSSVTVTLNGDLEEECDARDDSSSSCSGQRSIDTDGEDIQEKKICRFCCMQFHRDTDLIRHMNDSHNGEKAFKCPKCGKVFGRRNHLTGHFTIHTGERPHRCHFCGMSFRQRSGLITHLRIHTGEKPYYCTTCGKMVARSYHLIRCAKMTLKGEKSFRCAVCGKKFVTESHLRVHLKAHESRKAFTEGTLSLVGHTGFLSENQYGVSSE from the exons ATGCTGCCAAGCATGGTTggaaccccatcaccccttggtcacattagct GGACCAAGACAGTCTCTCAGGATGTGTTTCCTTCACAACAGAAAGTCCAGATATCTGTTTTGAAGATGCAGCAGGAAAATGGGACTTTTGAGCCTTTAAAGATCAAAGAGGAGCATGTGGAAGTCAGTGCGACGTTCATCCCAGACCCTGAAGCCGACTCTGCTGAGGATGTAAAAGCTGGTCTGATACAGTCAGACTCAACTGGTCTGACTCACCACCAGCACTTTCCAGCATTCAGCTCTGTAACTGTGACCTTGAATGGTGATCTCGAAGAAGAATGTGATGCTAGAGATGATTCAAGCTCGTCCTGTTCTGGTCAGAGGTCCATCGACACAGATGGTGAGGACATTCAGGAGAAAAAAATTTGCCGTTTCTGCTGCATGCAGTTTCACCGGGACACGGACCTGATCCGACACATGAACGACAGTCACAACGGGGAGAAGGCCTTTAAATGTCCTAAATGTGGCAAAGTGTTTGGTCGTAGGAACCACCTAACAGGTCATTTCACGATCCACACAGGCGAAAGGCCGCACAGGTGTCACTTCTGCGGGATGTCATTTCGCCAGCGTTCGGGTCTTATTACCCACCTGAGAATACACACAGGAGAAAAACCTTACTATTGCACCACCTGTGGCAAAATGGTTGCCCGTAGCTACCATCTCATACGATGCGCTAAAATGACACTCAAAGGGGAGAAGTCGTTCCGCTGTGCGGTTTGTGGTAAAAAGTTTGTCACCGAGTCACACTTGAGGGTGCATCTGAAGGCTCATGAGAGCAGGAAGGCGTTCACCGAAGGGACGCTTTCCCTGGTGGGTCACACAGGCTTTCTGTCCGAAAACCAGTATGGCGTCAGCTCAGAGTAA